In Prosthecobacter fusiformis, the sequence CGGCCAGTCCAGTTTCTCCAGCCCATGCATCCGCCCCGGCATCCAGTCGATGCATCGCCCGTTCGGATTCGCCAGCCCTGGTGCGGACAGCCCCACACGCAGCCGCCCTCCACCAGCTTGCGCTTCCAGTTCCTCCACGATCCCCCGCACAGTCAGCGCGAAACGCGGCACTCCATCCACAAATTCACCGTCCAGTGTCGGACGTGAAAAGCTCGTGACCAATTTCCCGGTTTCACACTCAATGAGTGCCGCCTTGATGTTCGTTCCGCCCAGATCAATTCCTATCGCTACATTCATAGTTATATCAGTTCTTCTTGTTAGGCGCTTCTCTCCCTTCAGATACCGTCCATCCGCCATCCACCGCCAGCACCTGGCCCGTGATGAATTGGGCCGCACGCGAAAGCAAAAACAACGCCGCCCCTTCCACATCCGCCGGGCTGCCCACGCGCCCGCCATCTAGCGGCTGCTTGGCCGCAACGAACTGCACGATGGCCTCATTGCCCACCGCACGCTGGGACATCGGCGTTTCCACCAGCGCCGGGGCGATGACGTTCACACGGATGTTTTGCGGCGCATAATAACTGGCGATGGACCGGCTGAAACCGACGATGCCTGCCTTCGCCGCCGCATAGGCATGACTGGCAAAAAATTCCGGCGAGGGTGACCACCCGAGCACGCTGCCCATGTTTAAAATGCAGCCCCCGCCGCCCTGCTTCATGAATTGCTTCACCGCTGCACGGTTGGAGGCAATCAAGGACGTCAGGTTCAGATCCAGCGTATAGCGCAGCCCCTCATCCGTGATCTCATGCAGCGGCCCGTCACCCTTGGCCCGTCCGCTGCCGCCCGCCACATGATACAGCGCATCCAGCCTGCCAAAGGCCTCCACCGCCAGAGCCACGGCCCGCTCCGCCGTTTCCGGCAGACTGGCATCCGCAGCGAAACCGCGCGCATTTTCCCCCAAGCTATCCAACGCAGCTTGCACATTCGCCTCACTCCGGCTGGTGACGACCACCTTCGCTCCATTGGCCACCAGCGCCTGCGCCGCAGACAGCCCCAGCCCCGTGGTGCCGCCCATGACGACCACCACCAGTCCCTCAACATCATAACGCGCACTCATTGTGCCCGCGATTATCCCCAGCCCTCCGCCCCTGACAACGCCTATCGTGGATCACACCCCGGTTTTCCCCATCAGCAGAGAATCACCGCCACTACGCCAAGATCTCATTCACCACATGCCCATGCACATCCGTCAGGCGGAAGTCACGCCCGGCATACTTGAACGTCAGCTTTTCATGATCCAGGCCTAACAGATGCAGGATGGTCGCGTGCAGGTCATGCATGTGCACCTTTCCCTCCACCGCCTGGAAGCCGATGTCATCCGTGGCCCCATGGGCAAACCCCGCCTTCACACCACCGCCTGCCAGCCAGACGGTGAATCCCGCCGGGTTGTGATCGCGACCCGTGCCGTTTCTTTCCGCATACGGCGTGCGGCCAAATTCACCGCCCCACCAGACGATGGTATCCTCCAGCAGCCCGCGCTGCTTGAGGTCCGTCAGCAGACCGGCGATGGGTTTGTCCACCGCCGCTGCATGGTCTCCATGTTTGGGCAGATTGCTGTGCTGATCCCAGGCTGGATTATTGGAATTGTCACCGTAATTCACCTGGATGTAGCGCACCCCCTGCTCCGCCATCCGGCGGGCCATCAGGCATTGCCTGCCAAAGTTATCCGTCGTCTTGTCGCCGATGCCATACAGGCTCAGCGTGGATTCAGATTCCTGAGCTAGGTCCAGCGCATCCGGGGCCTTGTTCTGCATCCTCCAGGCCAGTTCATAACTTTGGATGACCGCCTCGATCTCATTGTCCCCCGGCAGCATCTGCTGGGAATTCAACGCGCCTAACAATTCATACTGCCGCCGTTGCTGCTCCGGGCTCCAGGTGGTGTTGACGATGTTTTTGATCGTCGCCTCCTTGCTCGGCAGGCCGCTGCGGCCTAACGGAGTACCTTGGAAAACGGCAGGCAGGAAAGCATTGCCATAATTGCGCGGCCCGCCATTCCCCAAGCTGGGGCTGATGGTGACAAAACCCGGTAGGTTCTCATTTTCCGAACCCAGCCCATACATCACCCATGCCCCCATGCTGGGCCGGATAAAGCTCGTCGTGCCCGTGTGCATAAACAGCGTGGCTGGACCATGCGCCACCCCCTCCGTATGCATGCCATGCAGGAAGCACAGGTCATCCACATGCCGGTTGATGTTGGGAAAAAGATTCGATGCCCACCTTCCTGTCTCCCCATGCTGGGCAAAGTCCCACAAAGGTTTCTTGATGCGCTGCGGGGAGCCCTTTCCCGTCTTCGCCACCGTGCGCGGATCCGCGATGTCGATGATCTTCTGGTCATCCTTCAACAGCCGTGGTTTGTAATCAAACGAGTCCACATGGCTCACCCCGCCCTGCATAAAAAGAAAGATCACCCGCTTCGCCCTCGGCGCATGATGCGGCTGCGGTCCCCTGCCCCCGCCCCCCGCCCACGCCTGCTTCTGGGCCAGCGCAGAGGCCGCCAAGTATCCAAAACCACAACCCGTGGTCTGGAGAAAGGAACGTCGGGAAGAAAACATGATGGTTAGAACGTCCCCAGATTCCCTTTTTTTGCTCCCCGAGCCAAGATCATTTTCCACATTCAAAATCCAGGCTCGACATTCGCCTCCTCTCGCCTTTTCATCTGCACCACCCCCGCATGACTGCCGTCTCTTCCTTTTTTCGCACAGGTCTCCCCTTTCTCGCCCTTGGCCTGGCCCTGTGCAGTTGCAGTTCTTCGCCCGATGAGGCCGCCCAGGAGCAGCCAGGGTCAAAACGGGATGCTTACTGGATCGGCGACCAAGTCGCGGGCAGCCCAAAGCTGGTGATCGACCTCAGCGCCCAGCGCATCCGTTATTTCAAAGGCGGCCAGCTCGTCGGCGTCTCCCCCATTTCCTCAGGCCGGGAAAGCCACTCCACAGTCACCGGCACTTTCCGCATCACGGAAAAGGATCGTTACCACCGTTCCTCCCTGTATGGCAGCTACGTGGATGCCGATGGCAACGTCGTCGTAGAGGATGTGGATGTGCGCAAAGATCCCCGCCCACCTGGCACGACCTTCCTCGGCGCAAAGATGCATTACTTCATGCGCGTCGTCGGGGCCATCGGCATGCATGAGGGATACCTGCCCGGTTATCCCGCCTCCCATGGTTGCATCCGCCTGCCGACGGATATGGCCGCCATCTTTTACAATGCCACCCCTCACGGCACCCCTGTACAGATCGTTGGCAATGCCTCCCTGGCTGCCTATGAGGCCCCCGTCCCCATGGTGCAGCAAGCACCAGCCCCACAGGAGGAAGTGCGAAAACCAAAGACACGCCATGGCCGCAAGCCCAAGGCCCCCAAGCGCCAGGCACTGCCTCCTGGCACCACTCTTTATTTGTAAAAGTGCTCAGCGCTTAGGCGTGGCAGAGCCGGAGACTAGGCCCTCAAACAGCGGCCTCAGCAGGTGCGCGCCTTTCACGGTCAGATGGTTGTAATCCACATAAACCGCATGCCCGTCATGCTCGATCAGGGTTCTGCCATCCGCATTCATCAGCAGATCCGCCGGGTCCAGCACACGGGCTCCGGTTTCTAGCAAACGCGGGATCAGCGCCTGCATCACCGCATTGATTTCACGGTGCTTTTCCAGAGTCGTCGTTCTCTCCGCAGGATTTGGGAACCAGCCTCCCGGCAGCCTTCCCAGAGCCAGCGCCTTCGGCACATCAAAGGGCTGCGTCGGCACATCCAGCACCACCCACACCTGGGTGCCCGCCTCTGTTAAAACACGCGCCGTCTCCACCAGCGCATTGGAAAATCCCTCGGGATCTTTGTTGGGGCATTCACTCCAGTAGGCAGCCAGGAGCGTGTTGGGGATTTTCGCTTTCCTCACCCGCTCCACCACCGCCTTGGCCAGGATCTCCGTTCGTACCCCCAGGCCGTTACGACTGCGGCGGTAAAAGCCCAACGTCGGCGAGGTGGCGCTATACATCGCCATTTCCGCCGTCAAACGATGCTCCTGACACAGCGCATCCAGCACCGGCATCAGGCTTCGCGCGTGGCTGTCCCCCCAGATCATCATCGCCACCGGAGCCTCCGCATCCTTCATGCCCGCCTTGGCAAACTGCCCCTGCTGCACCGCCTCCAAATCCACCGTGAGAGGAAATTCAGGACGGTCCTGCTTCCCGCCTTCATAGATCATTGCGGCCTCCGGCATCCTTTCCGGCAGCCCCTCATGGCGGACGATCTGCCAGCCTACTACGATGAACAAAACACCCAACCCTGCTCCCATCAGGAAAATGCTGCGCCGGGTCTTAAAAATGGATTTGCGCCGGAACGGCATCTCCACCCAGCGCCAGGACATCCAGGCCAGCAAAAAGGCCAGCAAGACAGCACCCACCCGAATCAAAACCGGCGGTGAATTATCGCCAAAAATATTCACATACTGAGCCAGCGCCAGCAGTGGCCAGTGCCACAGATACAGCGAATATGAAATGAGCCCCACCGCTACCAAAGGCTTCCATGTCATCACCCGCCAGGTCCGCGGCAGCGACTCCGCCTGGGCCTTTTCCCCCGCCCTCAGGCTATGCGCCCAGATCAACCCCGCAGCCCCCAGACAGGGCAGCAAAGCCGCCGCCCCAGGAAAAGCCGTGTCACTTTCATAAGCAAACGCGGCCACCAAAATCAGCACCAGTCCCAGCCCGGCCACCACCTCCCGCTGCTGGCGATTTTTTAAACGCCATGCCTCCGGCAGCCCGGCCAGCACACTCCCCAACAGCAATTCCCACGCCCGAGTGTGCAGCCAGTAAAAAGCGGTATTCGCATCCATCGCCACCCCCACCACACTGGCAACGAAGCTCACAACCATCAGCCCCACGAAAACCCGGACCATGATCCAGCGCACTTGGTCTGCTGAATGCCGCCGCTTTAACCAATGCTGCCCGAAAATCAAAAGCAGCGGCAGCAGAATATAAAACTGCTCCTCCACCGCCAGGGACCAAAGGTGTAACAAAGGCTTCTCCTCAGCCGCATCCGCGAAGTAACCCGAATCCTGCCAGAAATAGAGATTCGCACTCAGCAAGGCCTGCGCCACAAACGATTCCCCCAGGGAGGTAAAGGCGGATGGGAAAAGCACAGCAGCCCCCAGGGCCAAAACGACCACCAGCATCACCGCCAAAGCAGGCGTAATGCGGCGCAGCCTTCGCTCCCAAAAGCCAGCCAGGTCAATCGACCCGCGCTCCATCTCCTTAAACAGCAGCCCCGTGATCAAATACCCGGAGATCACAAAGAAAATGTCCACCCCCGTATATCCTCCATTGAACCCCATATCCGCGTGAAACAGAACCACCATCAGCACCGCCAGACCACGCAAGCCGTCAATATCAGGGCGGTAGGATGAGGATGAAGAGGGGATCATGGATGCATCGGCACAGCTCTCACAGGGGTGGATCAAAGCCAGCGCATGAATCATCATGCATGCAGAACTCGTCAAGCTGAAGCTGCCCCGCATAACCGGTCGGGCCTCATCTCTGAATTCCCCCGAAAGCGGGCCAAAAATAGAAAACCATCTCATGCCCGCTTGTGCGCACCGCCACTTGCCGCAACCATGCCCGGATGACGCGCACCGAAGCTTACCTAGCCCTGAACCTGATCCCCCAAGTGGGCCCGGTACGCATCCGCAGGCTCTTGCAGACCTTTGGCACCCCGGAGCGCGTCCTCACCGCCAAGGCTTCCGAAATCGTCCAGGTGGATGGCTTTGGCATGACCCAGGCCGAGGCCATCGCAGGCTGGGAAAGCCAAGTCCATCTGGATAAGGAAATGGCAAAAATCCACGAGCGCGGCCTCACCCTCCTCACCCAGGAGGACGAGCTATACCCGCCCCTGCTCAAGCAGATCTACGATGCCCCCATCCTGCTTTATGTCTGGGGTCAGCTTCAAAAGCGCGACCACCAGGCCATCGGTGTCGTCGGCAGCCGTCACGCCACCTTATACGGCATGAATGCCACGAAGAAGATGAGCTTCCAGATCGCCTATGCAGGCTATACCGTCATCAGCGGCCTGGCGCGTGGCATTGATACCGCCGCCCATGAAGCCGCCCTGGCAGCAAAGGGGCGCACCGTCGCCGTCATCGGCTCCGGTATAGGCAAGCTGTATCCGCCGGAAAACATGGCCCTGGCCCAGCGCATCTCCGAAAACGGCGCCGTCATCAGCGAATACCCCGTGGACCGCATCGCCGACCGGCAGACCTTTCCGTATAGAAACCGCATCGTCGCCGGTTGGGGCAGCGGTCTCCTGGTCGTGGAGGCACCCGTGAAAAGCGGCTCCCTCATCACCGCCCAGCAGGCGACCGAGCAAGGCCGCACCGTCTATGCCGTCCCCGGTCCCATTGACAAACCTACCTCCGCAGGCTGCAACCGCCTCATCCAGCAGGGGGCCAAGCTGGTCATGGATGGAGCCGATGTCCTGGATGACCTCATGACCCTCTTCCCCACCGCCCCCATCGCTCCCAAGGTGGAGGCCCCGCCCCCGGCCGTGAATCTCACCCTGGATGAGCAGATCCTCTTTGGCGCCATGACCACCGAAGAACTGCACATCGATGAACTCACCGCCCTCTCCGGCCTAGCCCCCGGCACTGTGAATGTGAATCTCATGCGGCTGGAAATGAAACGCCTCATCCGGGCGTTACCTGGACGCCGCTATGTGCGTGTGAATTGATCGCAGACGAATGGTTCCCTGGACCTTGATGATGCGTATCCTTTGCGTTAAACATCGCGCCCCTGCCCCGCCCACAGCCCTCTATGCGCATCCTTCATCTCACGCCAGGCACTGGTAACTTTCACTGCGGAAGCTGTCTCCGTGACCATGCGCTTATCAAGGCCCTGCGCTCTCGCGGGCACGATGCCATCATGGCCCCGCTCTACCTGCCCCTGGTCACAGATCGTGAGGTGGCCAATCCGGAGATCGGCATCCGCGTCGGCG encodes:
- a CDS encoding SDR family NAD(P)-dependent oxidoreductase, giving the protein MSARYDVEGLVVVVMGGTTGLGLSAAQALVANGAKVVVTSRSEANVQAALDSLGENARGFAADASLPETAERAVALAVEAFGRLDALYHVAGGSGRAKGDGPLHEITDEGLRYTLDLNLTSLIASNRAAVKQFMKQGGGGCILNMGSVLGWSPSPEFFASHAYAAAKAGIVGFSRSIASYYAPQNIRVNVIAPALVETPMSQRAVGNEAIVQFVAAKQPLDGGRVGSPADVEGAALFLLSRAAQFITGQVLAVDGGWTVSEGREAPNKKN
- a CDS encoding DUF1501 domain-containing protein, with the translated sequence MFSSRRSFLQTTGCGFGYLAASALAQKQAWAGGGGRGPQPHHAPRAKRVIFLFMQGGVSHVDSFDYKPRLLKDDQKIIDIADPRTVAKTGKGSPQRIKKPLWDFAQHGETGRWASNLFPNINRHVDDLCFLHGMHTEGVAHGPATLFMHTGTTSFIRPSMGAWVMYGLGSENENLPGFVTISPSLGNGGPRNYGNAFLPAVFQGTPLGRSGLPSKEATIKNIVNTTWSPEQQRRQYELLGALNSQQMLPGDNEIEAVIQSYELAWRMQNKAPDALDLAQESESTLSLYGIGDKTTDNFGRQCLMARRMAEQGVRYIQVNYGDNSNNPAWDQHSNLPKHGDHAAAVDKPIAGLLTDLKQRGLLEDTIVWWGGEFGRTPYAERNGTGRDHNPAGFTVWLAGGGVKAGFAHGATDDIGFQAVEGKVHMHDLHATILHLLGLDHEKLTFKYAGRDFRLTDVHGHVVNEILA
- a CDS encoding L,D-transpeptidase family protein — translated: MTAVSSFFRTGLPFLALGLALCSCSSSPDEAAQEQPGSKRDAYWIGDQVAGSPKLVIDLSAQRIRYFKGGQLVGVSPISSGRESHSTVTGTFRITEKDRYHRSSLYGSYVDADGNVVVEDVDVRKDPRPPGTTFLGAKMHYFMRVVGAIGMHEGYLPGYPASHGCIRLPTDMAAIFYNATPHGTPVQIVGNASLAAYEAPVPMVQQAPAPQEEVRKPKTRHGRKPKAPKRQALPPGTTLYL
- a CDS encoding acyltransferase family protein; translation: MIPSSSSSYRPDIDGLRGLAVLMVVLFHADMGFNGGYTGVDIFFVISGYLITGLLFKEMERGSIDLAGFWERRLRRITPALAVMLVVVLALGAAVLFPSAFTSLGESFVAQALLSANLYFWQDSGYFADAAEEKPLLHLWSLAVEEQFYILLPLLLIFGQHWLKRRHSADQVRWIMVRVFVGLMVVSFVASVVGVAMDANTAFYWLHTRAWELLLGSVLAGLPEAWRLKNRQQREVVAGLGLVLILVAAFAYESDTAFPGAAALLPCLGAAGLIWAHSLRAGEKAQAESLPRTWRVMTWKPLVAVGLISYSLYLWHWPLLALAQYVNIFGDNSPPVLIRVGAVLLAFLLAWMSWRWVEMPFRRKSIFKTRRSIFLMGAGLGVLFIVVGWQIVRHEGLPERMPEAAMIYEGGKQDRPEFPLTVDLEAVQQGQFAKAGMKDAEAPVAMMIWGDSHARSLMPVLDALCQEHRLTAEMAMYSATSPTLGFYRRSRNGLGVRTEILAKAVVERVRKAKIPNTLLAAYWSECPNKDPEGFSNALVETARVLTEAGTQVWVVLDVPTQPFDVPKALALGRLPGGWFPNPAERTTTLEKHREINAVMQALIPRLLETGARVLDPADLLMNADGRTLIEHDGHAVYVDYNHLTVKGAHLLRPLFEGLVSGSATPKR
- the dprA gene encoding DNA-processing protein DprA; the encoded protein is MTRTEAYLALNLIPQVGPVRIRRLLQTFGTPERVLTAKASEIVQVDGFGMTQAEAIAGWESQVHLDKEMAKIHERGLTLLTQEDELYPPLLKQIYDAPILLYVWGQLQKRDHQAIGVVGSRHATLYGMNATKKMSFQIAYAGYTVISGLARGIDTAAHEAALAAKGRTVAVIGSGIGKLYPPENMALAQRISENGAVISEYPVDRIADRQTFPYRNRIVAGWGSGLLVVEAPVKSGSLITAQQATEQGRTVYAVPGPIDKPTSAGCNRLIQQGAKLVMDGADVLDDLMTLFPTAPIAPKVEAPPPAVNLTLDEQILFGAMTTEELHIDELTALSGLAPGTVNVNLMRLEMKRLIRALPGRRYVRVN